From Bradyrhizobium erythrophlei:
TGATCAACTATGAAAATCGCCAGTGTGGCCTCATCGCATGCAAGGCGCTGATGAAGGAAGGCGGCGTCATCAAGCACGAAACAGTCCGTCTTCCCTTGCAGCCGCTGCATCCGGCGGCTCGGGCGGGGCTGATCGAAATCGCGAACCGTCTCGGTCCGCTCGTGTTGCGATGGGGCAGGTAGCCGTGGTGACTTCGATTCGCGTTGCCATCGTCGGTCTCGGCAAGATCGCCAGGGATCAGCACATCCCGGCCATTGCAGGCACCGAGGGGATTGAGCTCGCCGCGATCGCCAGCCGCAATGCGTCCATCGAGGGCATTGCGCATTTCGCGACGCTCGATCAACTGCTTGCTGATGCACGTGACATCGATGCCGTTGCGCTCTGTACACCGCCTCAGGTGCGTCAAACGCAGGCGGCGGCCGCATTAAGGGCCGGCAAGCATGTGCTGCTCGAAAAGCCTCCTGGCGCGACCGTCAGTGAATTAGGCCCGCTGGTCGCGGCTGCGCGGCAAACCGGGCGAACGCTGTTTGCGACCTGGCATTCCCGTTTCGCGCCGGCCGTCGAACCCGCGAGGAGTTTCCTCGCTGGCCGCCAGATCAAATCGGTCGTTGTCGAATGGAAGGAAGACGTCAGAGTCTGGCATCCCGGCCAGGCCTGGATCTGGGAGCCGGGTGGACTTGGCGTGTTCGATCCCGGCATCAACGCGCTCTCGATTCTCACCCGCATCCTGCCGCGGCCTTTCTTTCTGATCCGGGCCGAGCTGTGCTTCCCGCGCAATCGCGCGGCCCCCATCGCAGCCGATCTCGCCTTCTCGGATGACACCGGTATGGCGATCCGCGCTGAATTTGATTGGCGCCGGACCGGTCCGCAAACCTGGGATATCCGCGTCGAGAGTGATGCCGGGCGGCTGACGCTTTCGTCCGGTGGCAGCCGCCTCGTCCATGATGACCGTACCCTGGTTGACGAGAAGCAGGCGGAGTATCGCGGTATCTATCGGCGTTTCGTCGAACTGATTGCGAGCGGTGTGTCCGATGTCGATCTGTCGCCGCTGGTCCATGTCGCTGATGCCTTTATGCTCGGCCGGCGCCGCGAGGTCGAACCATTCATCGAGGATTGAACTTGGCGCAATTGGAAAAATCAGAGATGCCGAAGGTCGTACGCGAGATTTTCGGCCGCCTCCCGGACGGCACCGCGATTGAAACCGTGCGGCTGCGTGGTGATAATGGTTTCGAGGTACGCCTCATCACGTATGGCGCGGCGCTGCAATCCATCTTTGTACCGGATCGCGCCGGGCGCCTTGCCGATGTCGTGCTTGGCCGCGTTGATCTTGCGGGCTATCTCGCGGTTCGAAGTTTTCTTGGCGCAACGATCGGGCGCTACGCCAACCGGATCGCGAACGCCGCGTTCGAACTGGATGGCGAGCGCTTTCAGTTGCCTGCCAATGACGGGGCCAACGCGCTGCACGGCGGATTGGCAGGCTTCGATCGCAAACCATGGACCATCACCGCCGTGGGCGAAACTCCCGCGCCTTTTGTCACGCTGTCCCGTGTAAGTTCGGACGGCGAAGAGGGCTATCCCGGTCAACTCAGAACCGACATCACCTACCGCATTTCCGGCGGAGCCGAGCTTTCGCTTGAGTTCTCTGCGGTGACGGACAGGCCGACCATCGTCAATCTGACAAATCACAGCTTCTTCAATCTCGCAGGCGTCGAGACCGGCGGAAATATTCTCGACCACCAGCTTATGATCGCGGCGGATACCTATTTGCCGGTGAGCGCGGCCGGTATTCCGTTGGGCGCGGCGAGCAAGATCGAAGCAACGCCATTTGATTTCCGCGAGCCCCATCGCGTCGGCGCCCGGCTGCGTGACGCGGATCAACAGGTGCATATCCGGCAGGGGTATGATCACAATTTCTGCCTCCCCGGAGGCGTTACCAGCGCGCCACGCCTTGCCGCTCGCCTGGAAGATCCGGGATCGGGCCGAGTTCTCGAACTCTGGACCAACCAGCCGGGCGTTCAGTTCTATTCCGGCAATTTCCTCGATGGAACCGTGACCGGAAAGTATGACCGCGTCCATCGTCAGTATGACGCGCTCTGCCTGGAGC
This genomic window contains:
- a CDS encoding aldose epimerase family protein, which gives rise to MPKVVREIFGRLPDGTAIETVRLRGDNGFEVRLITYGAALQSIFVPDRAGRLADVVLGRVDLAGYLAVRSFLGATIGRYANRIANAAFELDGERFQLPANDGANALHGGLAGFDRKPWTITAVGETPAPFVTLSRVSSDGEEGYPGQLRTDITYRISGGAELSLEFSAVTDRPTIVNLTNHSFFNLAGVETGGNILDHQLMIAADTYLPVSAAGIPLGAASKIEATPFDFREPHRVGARLRDADQQVHIRQGYDHNFCLPGGVTSAPRLAARLEDPGSGRVLELWTNQPGVQFYSGNFLDGTVTGKYDRVHRQYDALCLEPQVYPDTPNRPDFPSARLDPGQVYRHASLYRFSAI
- a CDS encoding Gfo/Idh/MocA family protein gives rise to the protein MTSIRVAIVGLGKIARDQHIPAIAGTEGIELAAIASRNASIEGIAHFATLDQLLADARDIDAVALCTPPQVRQTQAAAALRAGKHVLLEKPPGATVSELGPLVAAARQTGRTLFATWHSRFAPAVEPARSFLAGRQIKSVVVEWKEDVRVWHPGQAWIWEPGGLGVFDPGINALSILTRILPRPFFLIRAELCFPRNRAAPIAADLAFSDDTGMAIRAEFDWRRTGPQTWDIRVESDAGRLTLSSGGSRLVHDDRTLVDEKQAEYRGIYRRFVELIASGVSDVDLSPLVHVADAFMLGRRREVEPFIED